The Paludisphaera rhizosphaerae genomic interval CTGGCCGTCGTCGGCCGCGACGAACTCTCGGCGCACTGGACGAACCGGCCGTTCGAGGTCGAGTGGCGAAGCGGCGACCGCTTCATGGTCGAGGTCTACGACCGGAAAGCCGGCTTCTTCTCAAACCAGGAATTCCGGATGGCCCGCCGGGACGCGAACGTCTTCCCGCTCTCCGCCGGCGAATTCGCCCTCGAAGCCGACGGCCGTCCCAAGCCGGGGACCGACCCCTCGCGCAACCGCGTGGTCCTCGCCTCCCGGCGCACCGGCGATTCAGCGACCCGCCCCAGCCAACCCGCGCGAGACTCCGCCCCCGCACGCCGGGGCCCTGACCAGCCTACCGACGTGGCCGAGCGCCCCATCATCATTCGCTGACTTTTTGACCTGATGGAGGTCTCGCCGTGCCCGTCCAGCTCTCGGTCGATCGTTTCGAAGGCGACCTCGCCGTCCTCGCCACGGAGGACGGCGCGTCGATCGACGTCCCCCGCGCCTGGCTGCCGGAAGGGGCCAAGCCCGGAGACGTCCTGACGCTCTCCCTCCAGCGCGACGACGCGGCGACGGCGAAGCTCGCCGCCGACACGAAGAAAGTCCAGGACGAACTCAAGGCGACCGATCCGGGGGGGGACATCACGCTGTGACGGCCCTCCACGTCCTCCGCCGCCGGTTCCTCGCGTTCGTCGCCATGGCCGCGGCCGTCGCGACGTTCTCCGCGCCGGCTCGTCCCGAAGGGCCCGGCGGCCGCGCGACCTCAACCGGGCGGCTCGTTATCGACGTCCTCGACGTCGGTCAGGGGGACGCGATCCTGATCCGATCGCCCGAGGGGAAGGCCGTCCTCGTCGACGCCGGCCCGACTCGCGAAGGGGCCATGAAAGCCCTTCGCGCCCGGGGCGTCGAGGCGATCGACCTGGTGGTCGTCACTCACCATCATCTGGATCACCACGGCGGGATGGAGTCCGTGATCCGAGAGTTCCACCCGCGATACTTCCTGGCCACCAACTCGCCGCACACCACGAAGAGCTGGCTCAGCCTGCTGGAGACCGTCAAGGCGGAGGGGATCACGGCCGTCGCGCCGACGGAAAAGGCG includes:
- a CDS encoding DUF3006 domain-containing protein, with amino-acid sequence MPVQLSVDRFEGDLAVLATEDGASIDVPRAWLPEGAKPGDVLTLSLQRDDAATAKLAADTKKVQDELKATDPGGDITL